AGTATATATGTGGTTGTTGGCCTTCGTGCCATGTTTTTTTGCAGGTTTTCAAACCTCTCCGtgcaggggaggtgctgccgaaattttgAGTCGACACTAACCATTTTTGCCCTTTTTGCAGGAGGACCTGTGGAAGGGACTCGGCTACCCCGATCGTCTTTGTCGGCACTGCGGGTCTTCCTGCACCGCGTCGACTCTCCACTGCACCGGCTCTCCACCGCCCCGCTAGCCGTACCTCACCGCCACCGTAGGTATAACCCCTCTATCCGTATGTGGTCTTTGGTCGCGTAACCTAGTTAGGTGTCTCCCGTTCGAAAGAGATACGGTCAGAGATATGTGGACCTTTGCATATCTGTGACTGTATCTCTTTCGGATTGTCCACGTATTTTGGACAGCCCGCGGATGCGTAGTTGAGGATAGTTTTCATGCTCCGCTCCGGTTCGAGATGGTGTTTCGGCATTACCTTTCCGTTGTTCTTCGGATACACACTCTCCTTTGCAGGACGTGTATCGGGAGAACAGCGGGGAGGTGCTGTCGAAATTCCGTCTCGAATAGGAGTGTAGCATGAAAACTTACCTCAACTACGCATCCGCaggtgggattaggacctatcctcACCTATTAGAGAGTTAGGACACCGCGTAGATGCAATTGGTGGTCACCTGTTGTGATGTTATATATGCTAGAGGATGGAGGACCGTCAGTGGATGTACACAGGCCGAACAAGTCAGGGTGATGTCAGCTATGAATGGATGCAGAAGACCGATCGTTTCTTGAATCGTGCATTCGGCAAGGCCGCAAAATTCCCGAAAATGGCTTTGTGTCCCTGCAGCAAGTGTGGTAACAGGAGAATGCTAGACAAGGAACTCATGGGTACACATCTGCACAAGAATGGGTTTACCCCGAACTACACCCGATGGGTCCATCATGGTGAAGCCCATCGTATGAGAGAGGAGGTGGTGAGACAACGCGTCGAGGCTTTTGATGCTGATGCCGGGGTAGCAGATATGGTAGATGACGTTCACCAAGCACAGTTTGTTGAAGGGCGTGAGGAGACAGAGATGCAAGCAGCCATAGATGCGTTCAAGTACATGATGGACTCGGCACAGAAACCCCTTCATGCTCATTCTGAGGTCTCCCAGCTGGATGCCATAAGTCGCTTGATGGGGTTGAAGTCCGAGTTGAACTGGAGTCGAGAAGGCTTCGATAAGGTGTTGACCGTTGTTGGCACCCTGCTTCCAAAAAACCACGTGTTGCCGAAGACCATGTATGAGGCGCACAAGCTCCTTAAAGCACTGAAGATGCCGTATGAGCAGATACATGCTTGTCCGAATGGGTGTGTCCTATTTCGAGAAGAACTTAAGGAGGCAAAGTACTGTCCGAAGTGTAAAGCCTCCAGGTTCCTAGAGGTAGAGTCTGGTGACAGTGGTGGCCAGAAGAGCCAGCTTAAGATACCTGCCCGAGTCCTACGACACCTTCCCTTCGTGCCGAGGATTCAAAGGCTATTCATGACTGAGGAAACTGCGAAACAAATGACGTGGCACAAGAATGGCAAACGCTACCATCCTGACAAGATGGTGCATCCAGCTGATGGTGAAGCATGGGCTAGCTTTGATGACAAGCATCGTTTGAAATCCGATGAGGCTCGTAATGTACGTGTCGCGCTGGcaacagatgggttcaatcctTATGGCATGATGTCTGCCCCTTACACATGTTGGCCCGTGTTTGTTATCCCCCTCAATCTCCCCCCTGGCGTCGCTTTTCAACGACATAACGTGATCTTGACGTTGATAATTCCTGGGCACCCGGGTAGTAATATGGGTGTGTTCATGGAGCCCGTGATTGATGAGTTGATCAAAGCTTGGAATGAAGGGGTTTGGACATACGACCGAGCTACAAAGGAAAGCTTCAAAATGCATGTCTGGTACCAGTACTCCATGCATGACTTCCTAGCCTATGGGTTATTTTGCGCCTGGTGTGTTCACGGGAAGTTCCCGTGCCCAATATGCCAAGAAGCTATGAGGTTCATTTGGTTGAAGAAGGGCGGAAAGTATTCGTCGTTCGATCAACATCGTCAATTCCTAGATGACAACCATCCATTCCGACATGACACCAAGAATTTTAGGAAAGGTGTCGCAGTCATGGACCCTAGACCGCACCTGAAGACTGCTGCTGAGGTTTATGCTCAGATAGATGCTCTCGTGCCCAGTGAAGAAGGTGGTTTTGTGGGATATGGTGAGCAACACATGTGGACTCATAAGTCCGGCTTGACGAGGCTCCCCTATTACAAGGACCTACTGCTGCCCCATACCATTGATGTAATGCACACTGAAAAGAATATCGCCGAAGCACTTTGGGCAACACTCATGGACACTGACAAGTCTAAGGACAACCCTAAGGCTAGAGTGGACCTGGAGACGTTATGCGATAGACCACAGCAAGTGATGCGGCACTCCTACAAATGGCAAGAACTGGAAAAGGCCTAAGGCTGATTTTGTCTTGAAACCTGAACAAAGGAGGGAAGTACTACGATGGATTCGCGTCTATGTCCGTAAACCAATCGTCTTCGCTGCCTGCCGTCTCGCGGCTTCTTTGTNNNNNNNNNNNNNNNNNNNNNNNNNNNNNNNNNNNNNNNNNNNNNNNNNNNNNNNNNNNNNNNNNNNNNNNNNNNNNNNNNNNNNNNNNNNNNNNNNNNNNNNNNNNNNNNNNNNNNNNNNNNNNNNNNNNNNNNNNNNNNNNNNNNNNNNNNNNNNNNNNNNNNNNNNNNNNNNNNNNNNNNNNNNNNNNNNNNNNNNNNNNNNNNNNNNNNNNNNNNNNNNNNNNNNNNNNNNNNNNNNNNNNNNNNNNNNNNNNNNNNNNNNNNNNNNNNNNNNNNNNNNNNNNNNNNNNNNNNNNNNNNNNNNNNNNNNNNNNNNNNNNNNNNNNNNNNNNNNNNNNNNNNNNNNNNNNNNNNNNNNNNNNNNNNNNNNNNNNNNNNNNNNNNNNNNNNNNNNNNNNNNNNNNNNNNNNNNNNNNNNNNNNNNNNNNNNNNNNNNNNNNNNNNNNNNNNNNNNNNNNNNNNNNNNNNNNNNNNNNNNNNNNNNNNNNNNNNNNNNNNNNNNNNNNNNNNNNNNNNNNNNNNNNNNNNNNNNNNNNNNNNNNNNNNNNNNNNNNNNNNNNNNNNNNNNNNNNNNNNNNNNNNNNNNNNNNNNNNNNNNNNNNNNNNNNNNNNNNNNNNNNNNNNNNNNNNNNNNNNNNNNNNNNNNNNNNNNNNNNNNNNNNNNNNNNNNNNNNNNNNNNNNNNNNNNNNNNNNNNNNNNNNNNNNNNNNNNNNNNNNNNNNNNNNNNNNNNNNNNNNNNNNNNNNNNNNNNNNNNNNNNNNNNNNNNNNNNNNNNNNNNNNNNNNNNNNNNNNNNNNNNNNNNNNNNNNNNNNNNNNNNNNNNNNNNNNNNNNNNNNNNNNNNNNNNNNNNNNNNNNNNNNNNNNNNNNNNNNATActatattattttataataatcATGTCTGGTTTGTTTCTTTTTATACATCTATTTCTAATACATCTACTAATATGTcttgtttgtttttttaattGTAGGTGATTGAACAAAGATGGCGGGAGGCAGTGGGCCAAGGAACGTGAACTCGAGGTACCAGAGGCCACGTGAGGATGCTAGAGAGAACTCGTCGGATGAGAGGAGGCAGAGGcttaggaggagcagcagcggcagcggtAGCGGCAGCAGGAGGGGTCGGCCTCCTCTAGCCAGGCCGCGCCCCGTGCCGGAGGAGGTGTGCCGTACCACGGACTCCTCGGGGGATGACCAGGTTGGGGCGACAGACGACGAGGGAGACGCACTGGAGGACGGCGAGGGAGACGCACTGGAGGACGGCGAGGGAGACGCACTGGAGGACGGCGAGACTGCAGGTGGTTCCACTGCCACTACTGCTGCCAAGCCCTACTTgcgaggtccctcaaaactccCTGGGCCTCCGCTTCCTCCCCTACGCCCAGTGATTCGCCCCCAGGGGGACAGGTAACTAACTTTAGATTTAATCACAGCTACTTCATATAATGTCAGATAAACTAATAATGTTTGTTAATGACTTGTGTAGGCACTGGGAGGTTGTGTCGCCTGGTGACTCACGCAACCCCAACCACATCTTGGGGCTTGTGTGTAGGCACTATTACCCTGGCATTGTCACACACAAGGGGACTGTGGGGCCGGCCAAAACATGGGACCACTACAAATCTGCCCCCGACACAGATTATGGAGACAAGCAGGAGCGGGTCAGGAGAGAGTTTTGGGTAAGTCTTGTTTGCACAACTTTGATCAATACATCGTACtcatttgacttttttgacatgATGAATTGATACATTGTGTCTGTTTGCAGACTTTTTTCAAGTGTGAAGAGGGACAAGAGGAGAGGGCGGAGAAGAACTTGGTGAAATGTGCCAGGAAGCGCCTCTCTGACATGCACTATGAAGAGCGCATCACTTGCATCATCAAGTACTACGCCACGCGACTTGGTCAGAAAATCACCAAGGCACAGGCAAGACAAATGCTTCTCACCCGAGAGCAGTTCCTTGAGGTAAATGaaaataataatactaattCATTTTGAGATTAAGTATCTCTAATTGGTCATCTTATATCTCAAATTGTTTATGACATGCAGATGATTCCATGGTGGTGTGAGTCATATCGGGACTGCTGGGAGATGATTGTGGACAAGTGGTTCACAGAGGATTATATGCAGGAACATGAAGCCTGCCGGGAGCGTGCTTTGCAGGCGACAGGCCCCACACACCATCAAGGCAGCCGTAGCCTCGCCGCATACAAGCAAGCATGGGTACATAAATTCATTCTTAGTATTTTGATGCTTCATTCTGCATGTTTATTCTAATCATCTTGTTGTCTTTCTCACAGTCGGCGTCGCATGGTGGCCAGCCTTTGTCCACGTTCATGGCATATGGACTGGCCCGCAAGGGAAAGGCGACTTCCGATGCCACCTTCAACCCGGATGACCCGCCCGAGTCATACAGCAATCCGAGCTCCCACACCCGCATCAGTTCCTATGCATCGGAGGCAAGGTCGGTCCATGGGCCAGAGTGGGATCCGAGCACCGACGACATTGATGGGTCGATGGTTATGAGGATCGGACAAGGCAAGAAGCATGGACGGTACTGGCTTGGTGATGGCACCCTTGAGTCCAGCTCTGTTCCCACCCTCTCCCAGATCCGAGCAGAGACCCCGAGCGGAGGCCCAGCCATACGCCAACGGCCGTCTCCTTCACAGCAGCGGGTCGATGAACTTAAGGTTTCTCCCATTTAACTGTCCATACATTGATGTTTACATAACTTAGATGCCTTTGCACCACTAAAACAGATGGGTTGAAATATTGCAGGCCGAGAACGAGAGGATGGCTCAGGAGCTGCGGGACCTAGCGGCGAGGACCGAGCTCGCCGAGCGGGAAAGAGAGGCTGAGCGGGCCGAGCGCGAAAGACAAGCCAAGCAGCTAGCGGAGATTACGGCGTTTTTGCAGAGCTTTGGGCAAGTCAACGGTGTAGATGTGCCACAGTTCGCTCCACCGCCGCTACTTCTAGCTAGTCCTGTGAGTATGAAAACAAATTGCTTTGACTAGTGCTTTCATATTCTTTCATGACATAGAAGACTAAATTGACCACTCTCACACATGCAATCTCTTGTCCTTTATGTAGCCTCCGTCGGCGGGTTCAAATAACCCATCTCAGGCGCAAGCAGGCGACGGCGCTTTTCCTTCACCGGGCACTCAGTTTTCCCCCCACCTCTAGTTTGTTTCTCTTTTTCACGACTTGATGGACATGTGATGCACTGTGAACGACTATCGACTTGTGATGATGGATATTGGAACTATTATGTTTGCGATGTCGTGTATGCATGTGAGATCATGTGTTTGTGATGTGATATATATGCCGGATTGAGTTTGTGATGAAATGGATGTGTGATATGTTCTGTTGGTGATATAAATATGTGTTATATTATGTTTGTAAAtacagaaaataaaaaaaataaaaaaataataaaaataaaggcTTTGCCGGGTGCCCTAGCCCTGACTCCCGGCAAAGCTGGAAATCGCCAGGTTCGGTTTCCCAGATTTGCCGGGTGCCAGAGCTAGGGCACCCGGCAAAGAAAATctgggaaaaaaataaaaaaatctttgccgggagccaaggagaagactcccggcaaagaaattattaaaaaataaataaaaaaagcttTGCCGGGAGCCTGCCCAGTAAGCTCCcggcaaagaaattattgaaaaagaaaataaaaaaagcttTGCCGGGAGCCTGACCAGTAAGCTCCCGGCAAAGAAATTAtgggaaaaaaaattaaaaatcttTGCCGGGTGTCTCTGACACAGCTCCCGGCAAAGAAAGGACCGACGGAGCCGGCGCCGTGACGGTCAGTTTTCTTTGCCGGGGGCCGTGTTTACTctcggcaaagtctttgccgGGTGCCCGATAAAAAGCTCCCGGCAAAGAAATCTTTGCCGGCCAGATTTTTGCCGGAGGCTCTTTGCCGGGTGCAGCtcccggcaaaggctttgccgggtGCAAAATAGCCTTTGCCGGGAGTGTCCGGCTCCCGGCAAATTGCCTGTTTCCTGTAGTGAACGTTACTCGCAACTTTTATTGGTGGACAAATTAAATGGCCATTGCTTCGCATACGACTCCTGGCCGCTACAATGAACAAGGACAGGACGCCACGTCCGATTAGCCAACTTTGAtgtcactatatatatatatgccagtCACCCTATATATAAAAATGATGTGCCTGTAAATAATAACAAATATATATAGTGCAAAGTAAGAATTACTTCATATATATGGTTAGGCTGCTGAATTGATGAAGTGTTTGTGCGTGTGCAAAAGCACAATCCGACGCCGTTTTCTTCCGATCCCAAGTTGCTCCACTAATAATGTTGCTAAATATTTTAGTGTCACAGTGCCTATCAACAAGCAAGCCAGGCAGCCAGCAAGTGGCTGTCTGTCTCTTGTGAATTTCACACCACTTCTCCCAGGCCCCAGCTGAAAAAGATTTCTGCATAAATTAGTAGATCATGCATGCAGCATGCAATAATCTATAATCGCGCGACAAGTTAATAAAAGTGGTAACCGAAAGCAATGCAAGAGAATACGAAAAGCCAGCCGAATCGGAGGTTTGGCATGAATATATCCAGAGTTAATTTCGCCTGGCTATAGCTAGCTGATCAAGTCAAGTcatatgcaaaaatataatatCAAATTCCATCTAAATATTCTCTTTGGAAGACAGGATAAGAAGCGATCTATAGGAGATTAAGGATCTACAAATTTAAAACAGATGAAGTACTTGGAGATGCCAATTGCCAAGCCTCAAAAGCTCACCGGCCATATATATGCCCATATGCAAGCAGCAAGCTACCAAACTCTACTGGATCAACAAGATTCCCAAAACTAAAAGAgaaaatacatatatataaactaGCTAGCTcaatataaatataatatggTGGACCAAACCAAAGTCTTCTCTCTGAGTCTCAGATGGGAATATGGGATAGAACACAGGACAtagctagagagagagagagagaaagagagagagcttatttctctctctcttaGGTAAGCAAGCAAAAGCTACTGTGTGCCTCACTATAAAAGGCCCTCACCAACCCAGGCCTTCTTCTCCAGAGCACCAAGAGAGCAAGAGCAAGACATAGCAAGCTAGGTAGGTAGCTGACTTGGATCCACCAATATTCACAAGCAAGTACATCGTAATTAAGCACTAGCTAGCAAGGAAGAAGAGAGCAAGACAATTAAGAAGAGCAATATGTACCACCATCTCCATGGCGAGGTGGCCAGCCTCCGCTTCCTGTCCCCTCCGAGCGCCTCGCACCAGCACCACCACATGAACATGGCCTTGCCGCCTCCGGCCTACTTCCCGGCGCTGTCCTTGGAGCTGGAGTCGGCTCTCCAGGACGATGCTACTCTACTGACCAtcatcgacggcggcggcgacacgGCTTGTTTTGAGCTTGACACCATCGTCCGGGAAGCCGCAGCCCACCTCGCCGGCAACAATAATGGCTCGCCCAGCTTGTCGGGCTCGGGCTCCGACGGCGCGGGCAGAGACTACCACCAGCTGGGCGCTGTGACGATGACAACGACGGCGGCCGCCGACGAGGAGCGCCGGCGCCGGAGGATGGTGTCGAACCGGGAGTCGGCGCGGCGGTCGCGCATGCGCAAGCAGCGGCAGCTCAGCGAGCTGTGGGCGCAGGTCTCGCACCTCCGCGGCGCCAACCGCCGCCTCCTCGACGACCTCAACCGCGCGCTCAGGAGCTGCGCCGACGCCCGCCGCGAGAGCGCGCGCCTCAGGGACGAGAAGGCCGAGCTGGCCAACAAGCTcgaccagctgctgctgctgcaggcgGCCGCCGAGAAGGGCGCCCCTGCCGCCGCGTCGACCTCCAGTTGCTCATCGGAGGCGGAGCCACGCAGCAACAACACCAGCAGCACAAGCACCTGAATGATCGAATGCATTATCCAACCCAATTTTTAATCGTGAGGATAATTTATATATCGATATATAATAAGAAACATGTGTGATTAAGCAtgcataattaattaatttaaggCGAAGAGAGATGCACGGAGGCATGCATGCACCTTCAACCGATTCAATATTTGTACCAGTACcagttttgtttttgtttttgagaGTCACTGGTATTTTGGTATCTGTTCCTTACCTTACCTTAaggatatactccctccgtcctaaaaaaagtgtcgttttaggtttttgtgccacaagtttgactcgatttgtaaaaaatatatgcaatatttatatctctaaataaatttgttaaaaaactagacttaaagatctttccaatgatactaattatgtaatataaatactaatattttttactatatatttagttaaagttatttctcgggaagcgaaaacgacacttattttgggacggagggagtataagtTAACGTGGATATCATGATTCATGATATTACAATTTTTTGAGTTGCGACTTGCAAACCTGTTAATGAAGTAACGGGACCCTATTTGGTAGAGCTGTCAGAAAAAATGCTTTTCTGAGAAGCCATACAAACGAAGAAAAAGCACGGTCAAAATAAATTGGTACGGTCTTATCTAGTTCTTGCGTTCCAGTACAAACGAGACTTGTGAGAAGAAGCATGAAAATGTGTTGTTTGATTTCTTGTTCCggcttgttttggccataagcTGTACCAAAAGGGCGAGGCTTCCCGTTTTTACTGTGTCGTTCGCGGTAGGCCAGTACAAGTCCGGCGTTTCAAACAAAAACCGTAAAACTGGCATGCAAGTACAGGAAGACTTGTCATAATTCAGTGCAACTGATGAGTGATGACACGGCTCCAACTTATATGTACTAATAATTGTTTATGTGTTAAATTTCCTGATTAAGTGGACTGCATATGCTGCTCTTAGTGTCAGATAATCGAGTAGCTTCTGCTATATTCTCAGAAGCAGAGCCTGATCATGCTGTATCAGTATCAAGTATCAGACAAGTTTCAGGATATGTATCAAACAATCTTGGTATATGAATATTGTAGCATCAAGATCTTGAACCGAACCAACAACATCCTATTCATTGAGATGCTTATCGCACAGGGTTCCAGGGAACCTTGAGTAAAAATTCagtaacatgcatgcatgtgctacAACACAAATATCTACACCTTTTAGGCATATAATTCCAATGCGAAAGAATGAAAATCGGACATCCAAAGGGAGGATAAAAAGGACTGCTCATTCATAATAAGGAAACATAAATAAGCGTGCCTTTAATTTATTCTCATACAAATGATGTTAGAGCCTCTGAAAGCGAGTAGACACCAGAGAACTTCTCTTGGAGGCATGGCATATGAGCTCATATACACAGTTTTCAGCTGCGAAGAATGCGCACGAACTCCAGGAACAGGCATTTCACAGCCAGGAACTCTTGACAGAGCAACAACCCACATAAAATCCAGTTGACCAGAAACGAGGAAAAAAATATAGATATCAACTGCAAGATTGTGTGGCTGCAGATAGGAACGGTTCCTGTGCATGAGCACTGAGATTCAGAGCAAAACAGATCTAGACCCTGAGGCCGCATCGCGAGTGCAAGTGAAGTGCGGCATCAGCTCAGGGTGTCCAAGGGTACGTGTGAACACGGGGGGTCAAAGGTAGCCCACCAGCGTGAGATGCTCACATCACAGGGCCCAAGCAACAGTGAACAGAAGGGCTGAGGGGCTGGGGCACTGGCTCACACCAGGCGCCCGGTGGAAGAAGCACCAATGCACCATCCACCATGCCATGTCTCACAGTGGTGCCCATGGAGCTTTCCTTATAGCAGGAAGAAACAACTGGAAAGTACAAGAGGGCTGAGCACTTCAACAAACTGTCCCTCCCAGTCCCAGGAGGCGTCTTACCTGCAACACCACAGTTGCATGAAGATAAGAGTAGCTGATGAAGTTCAGGTGTTGGTGTGTTCATCCATCTGCTGCTCATCATGATTCCAAGGGGGCACTTCGAGATTGCAAGCTGTAGCTTGCCATCGATGTTGCTGATGCATGGCAATAATTGGCATCAGAGTGCCGGGATGTTGGTACTGCAAACAGAATATTAGGAGACAGGATGCTAGTGCCCTACAAATTACGTCATTTCAGAAGAAAAGGAATCAGAAAATATGCAAAGATCATGGATATGACACCCGTATCAGGTAAAAAGTTGAAACATCCCTGTGCAGGAATAATATCAATATCAGTGTACTTCCATAGATGTAGGCCTgtaaacatgtctacaaaacaaattttgcc
This window of the Sorghum bicolor cultivar BTx623 chromosome 7, Sorghum_bicolor_NCBIv3, whole genome shotgun sequence genome carries:
- the LOC8067037 gene encoding basic leucine zipper 63, producing the protein MYHHLHGEVASLRFLSPPSASHQHHHMNMALPPPAYFPALSLELESALQDDATLLTIIDGGGDTACFELDTIVREAAAHLAGNNNGSPSLSGSGSDGAGRDYHQLGAVTMTTTAAADEERRRRRMVSNRESARRSRMRKQRQLSELWAQVSHLRGANRRLLDDLNRALRSCADARRESARLRDEKAELANKLDQLLLLQAAAEKGAPAAASTSSCSSEAEPRSNNTSSTST